The segment CAAGCCTTCATCTCTATCAAAATTCATTTTGTTAATAGAGTTAATATCCTTTTTCTCTTCTCTATGAACATAATTTAGAAACCATTGTCCAATATTTGTCAACAGTTGATGAATGCACATGATCAAAGCAGCATTTGAGGAATTCCTGAGCGGGTTTTGAATAGCTATCACAATCTTTATGCATGTCTATCTGGATCAACACTATCTAATAATTTCAACTTTACAAAATGAACAAGCCATCTTAGATTCCCCATAATTTTGCATCAAAGACTGAGCACTTCCCCAAACATATGTTGAAGCCTAAAATCGGTTTACCTTCATGATCTCGCAAGACTCCTCCAGAAGTAGCATTATTAGTTTCCATCTTAACGGCACCATCTGTATTTAGTTGGACCCATGATTCTTTCCAAGAAATCACCATCCTTACCGGTTGGCTTTTAGGCAGACTTCTATTTTGTACTAATCTATaataagaaatataaattttaagtactttttaagcaattaataaATGGGTAAACTATATAAATGATCACCCGATTATAAAAAACTTTTTTGTTAAGTCACCcgactttaaaaagttacaaaatgagtatccagtttattttttattttctaaaattcaaaACCGTTAAATACTTAACAATTGATTGACGTGACTATTAAATTAatgatttattgtttcaacattttaattttaatatacatcaatttcatttcatataataattaaaaaattattaacccaTATCAGCTCAAAAATAATGAGCTAAAATTAACAAAAGCTAAAGTATTTATATAGTTTATAGTAGGCCATAATAAGTATTGTTATTGTGCGTGCGTGATCATAATAAGGAATTTACAGCTCTAGGCATTTATAGTAGGCCATAGCAGCACGCACAATAACAACACTTAAGTAACTTATAACCACACTAACAAGCTATCAATAGATCACTATTAGCAGCAACTTACAAACCACATTTAGCATGTATCACATTCTTCATTATTTGTTATGTCCCTTTTTTCAACTCAGTTGAAAGACAAGCAACTAAATCATTCAGAAAAGTGCATACTCCATGTTTTGACTTGACGCTGGTAAACTGATCCTCAAACGATGGCTTAATAAAGAGACTTGCAACCTGATGTTGAGCAGACACATGATTGATTTGCAATTCTCCACGAGCCACCTTTTCTTGTATGAAATGCATATCCAATCCAACGTGCTTCATCCTAGCATGAAGAACTCGATTAGCAAAGATCTAGACTGCCCCCATAGTATCATACCAGATGGTTGGTGTTCCAATTACTGGTTCTCTAAGCTCAGACAATAAGGAAACAGCCACGTAATGCCAGCAACAACATTTGCAATGCTATGATACTAAAGGTGAGTTTAGATGAGCAGTACGTTTAcctgcggttagtgtaaaaataacggtggtggtgagattagatactgtaacaatactgtagcgtgagacaaaaaatAAGCTAAACGCAACGTATCGCACCGCACCGCTGCCCCAAACCAAGCCTGAGCTTCTGCAGTGAGCGAGCAACCACATGCTACTTCTTGGAGGACCAACCAACAAAGTTTCCTCCTAAATAAATGCAAAACCCTGAAGTAGATCTTCGATCATTAATAGAGCTACCCCAGTCAGAATCAACAAAGATTACGagacaaataaaatataaattttataatcatctctgaaaattttaaaaatttgtagcCTCATATCCAAGCCCAATTGccccaaaataaaatataataaataataattttatagtcattccaaaagttaaaaatattttggCAATATCATACACAAATTCAAGTACcctaaaatgaaatatgataaataatATCTTTTATTGTTATctcggaaaattttaaaaatattttttcagaATCATaatcaccaaaaattaaaaaaccaAATTGCAGTACGTTAGTGAAGCCCAAATGCCCCAAAATGAaataataacttaaaatttttatatttatcccCAAAAACTAAAAATGTTTTTATAATACCATAGTCAcaaaaatacaatataataaataatatttttattagttttcaaaaaaatatttttgcatGACCCGttgggaaaattttaaaaacatttttttaaatatatggtTGTCCAAGTTCAATTGAATTTGGATAACCATTTGTCCAAATTTATTTTAGATGAGTTCAAAActaaaattaagaataaaaattataaaaatattaataattatttaaaatttaaaaattaaataattttacaaaaataattttctaatattggaatattatatataaaagtttccaatattttttattaatattttaataataatttatataaaaattcgaatataaaaattattaattcaaATTTTCAATGAATATGACATTtaagtttaaataaaattataaaatctaaaataaatttaaaacatcATAAAAGTATATGTATTTAgggttataaaatatttaatagcaTTCATTAggtgataaattatgaaatgttagtTTAATTTATACATaactgaaatgtttgaaattatcatgttgattaatattaattaaattgattttaaCTTCCAATAAAAACTGAAAAGGTTTAAGaagaaatttatttaaaaaactcTTCTTCAAAATATTGGACTCATTCATATTCATAATAAAGGTATTAATTatcttataataattttatttattgtactaaaattcatatttaaactattagctattaaaaaaaaaactattcgcTAAATAGAAAAGAAATTCCAAGACAATTTAGCACACCCCTTGGAGAAAAACATATGAACTTAAAATGAAGTTCGATGAATCTTAGTACCTAATTTCTCCTGATTCAACAATTACGATGGCTAGccatttttatgaatattttgttTGGTAAATTATTTCcaacaaaagaaaatataaaccTTTTCTAGCTTTAAAATACgaataaaaataaacaataaaagcATAATGCaaatcaataataataatgaattgaCGAAATATCAAAAGAAAAATGTAAATGGATCTCAAATatctaaaataaaatacattAGGATATTATTATAGATTTTGATTTCATTCAATACCCTTCAAAATCAGTTACCctaatttttcttctttcttgattTTACACACAAGTCATATTCGTAGGATATTGAAGAAGCTACAAACCAGGCCAAGCTTAACAGAAGACCAAGAATCTGACAAGTTCTTTAGTCATcttattcaaataataaaatcAGTTGAGCATTGTGCTAGCACAGCAATATAGAATGCTTTTGCTTCTTGCTATTGGTATTAAAAAAAGCAAATAGCCAATGCATAATCAAACGGAAACTATGAAACAAAAAATCAATTAAGGCTGGAACATGGCAAGAgatcaaaaaaataataattataatcagACGGAGAATAAATACTAAAATAGACATACTCGAGAGTTTTAAGGGAAAATTCACGTAAAAGAAAATTCTTTAACACATCTCAACTAACAGACCAGGGTTCCTATCAAACCAACAGACCAGACccaataaaaaagggaaaaaggattTTCTCCAAACCAATCATGCATGGAATGAcgtaaaaaaattgtaaaaataaatataaccCACCAAAACTGCAAACCCCACACTCCCCCCACCTTGTCTTCCAATCAAACATCTCTATATAGTGTGCAGCCATTACAATCTACTGCTGCTTGCATTCTGGAGGCCTCTCACCTTGCTGCCCATCTCCTTGTGCTCTTCCATTCCTCTACACAAGTAGAAGACACAAATTATTAGGTATAGTTTCAATACGAGGGCTAAAGTATAGGGACCTAAATTATGTGTTATCTGGTTATACCATATGTGCAGATGATGACTGCAGCAACATTTTCAAGCAATTTAACATGGAACGAATGAAAACTATTATTCAATTTCTGAATGAATAAATGTGCATATACATATAAGATGCAACAAAAATTTATCTCACGACCATACCTTCTTTTTAGTCTtagtttcttcttcttcttcattgtcATCGTCATCATCGTcgtcctcctcctcctcctcatcTTCATCGTCATCCTCATCATCTTCATCAATTTCATCTTCATCCTCATCATCCAACTCAAGCTCATCTCCCTGAATAGCCTCTCCCGTAAACCATGACACAGCGTGTGGAATAATCTTGTCTCGAATTGTTGACCTACACAAATTAGCAGATGATATAACGAAAATAGTATTTCAAGTAATATAATCTACAATTAGAATTTGACTTATGAATAAAAGCTCATATAAAGCATGCGGAGCAGTTCAAACTGAAAAACAAGGCTAAGAGTAAGATGAAAAAAGAATGCACCCAATGTCATAATCCTGTTCCATTTGATTTTGTAGCTCCTCAGCCTGCAcaataaagtttaaaaaaaaatgagaGCACAACTAATTAATCATCAAAGTCTAAACAGATATGGTGAAGTTAGCCCTACAGCATCTTCATCGACGTCTTCATCATCATCAGGAACTTGAGGAGGATTGAAGAAGTTGAAGAAACTTTCACAATCTTCAGTTTTAGTGATTTGCTTGGCATTCTTTGAACCCTTCTTAGGCTTCTTTTTAAGGAGCTTCTGTGTTAAGCATTTTCCTGGATACCATTCAATCTCCGTCCTACAAATTAAGTCAATAttcaattaaacaaagtaagaAGCATGTAAGCAgaaattcaaaaagaaaattcCAAAATAAGAGTGTATATATTTACCCAATAGCTTTCTCTAGTATAGGTTCATCTTCATCAATCATGTGATATGTCTTTGTCAACACGGTATTTTTGAAATACGGATTAGTATCAAAGTAAAACTCAAGCTTGAATCCTTTGGGTTCCTCTATCCTATACCACTTAATATCCCTGAGGTATTTGAGAGCCCCTTCATCCCGCTCGGTGATCTAATTCCAAACACAAGAGAAGTAAAATGAGATTCCAACAAGAAAAATGTATCAAGATGGCAATTACAAATGGATAACACCAACCTCTTCAGAAAGCACTTCATTATTTTTCATTgcattaagccaaaaatcaggTACTCCTTTCTCTGCATAAATCATAATTGcataaacattcatacacatGGAAAGGAAGGATCCAAACGAGAGAAAAGGTAGGGCACAattataaaataagatcatacctTCGGCAGCTTTATCCTCTCCTTGGTCCATGGCAGCTTCATCAGTAGTTCCATTGGCTTCACCAACACCATTCACAATATCATATCGCTACAAATATAAGATGATCAACCAGTCAGGAAATAAATAACAGTAACTGATAAAGAAAAAAGACATACAGAAACAAAATTGAAAAGGCCAACCTTGGCATATAAGGGCTGATATAGTTTCTGGTATTTAGCTTCAAGTGCTGCTCTCTCCTCAAAAAACTTAGCCTCTAACTCATCATGCTGGCCCtgttaaagaaatt is part of the Gossypium arboreum isolate Shixiya-1 chromosome 5, ASM2569848v2, whole genome shotgun sequence genome and harbors:
- the LOC108486745 gene encoding nucleosome assembly protein 1;3; translated protein: MSANVNMSDLSGVINELARADLLNDLKNKLQNLSRHHTEMLERLSPDVKKRVEVLREIQGQHDELEAKFFEERAALEAKYQKLYQPLYAKRYDIVNGVGEANGTTDEAAMDQGEDKAAEEKGVPDFWLNAMKNNEVLSEEITERDEGALKYLRDIKWYRIEEPKGFKLEFYFDTNPYFKNTVLTKTYHMIDEDEPILEKAIGTEIEWYPGKCLTQKLLKKKPKKGSKNAKQITKTEDCESFFNFFNPPQVPDDDEDVDEDAAEELQNQMEQDYDIGSTIRDKIIPHAVSWFTGEAIQGDELELDDEDEDEIDEDDEDDDEDEEEEEDDDDDDDNEEEEETKTKKKRNGRAQGDGQQGERPPECKQQ